One region of Oryza sativa Japonica Group chromosome 5, ASM3414082v1 genomic DNA includes:
- the LOC4338407 gene encoding F-box protein At5g03970 isoform X2, translated as MNRLRRRRGTSVAPPVTLPDDDDLLSEILLRLPPRPSSLPRASLVCKRWRRLVTDPAFHRRFRARHRNPPLIGVFEDYLGYPFFRSVLDPPDLIPRERFRLRLAEDEGGQWRFYGCRHGRVLLFNRAKNEILVWVPDTGDHRRVAVPPEIDGKEKIIWNGAVLSAANADDGFSSCPFKVVLVGVAGNNTQMFACVYCSESGKWSDLISVAAPFLVFFFRDPGILVGHALYWMASGDHGSTILQFDLDDQTPAVIEWPSDSDPNCYTQTWLTEGDCLRVATFSRGSLQMWERKVCSEGVAKWVLQKTPRKFGKVVSSPQFIPTQVLMLQVSRL; from the exons ATgaaccgcctccgccgtcgccgcggcacCTCAgtggcgccgccggtgaccctgccggacgacgacgacctcctctcggagatcctcctccgcctcccgccgcgtCCCTCCTCGCTcccccgcgcctccctcgtcTGCAAGCGCTGGCGCCGCCTCGTCACCGACCCCGCCTTCCACCGCCGCTTCCGCGCCCGCCACCGGAATCCACCCCTCATCGGCGTCTTCGAGGACTACCTCGGATACCCCTTCTTCCGGTCCGTTCTGGATCCGCCGGATCTCATCCCACGGGAGCGCTTCAGGTTGCGGCTCGCCGAGGACGAGGGCGGCCAGTGGCGCTTCTACggctgccgccatggccgcgtcCTCCTCTTCAACCGGGCCAAGAATGAGATCCTTGTGTGGGTCCCCGACACCGGCGACCACCGCCGGGTGGCCGTTCCGCCGGAGATTGACGGCAAGGAGAAGATCATTTGGAATGGGGCAGTGCTGTCTGCTGCCAATGCCGACGACGGGTTCAGCTCTTGCCCCTTCAAGGTGGTGTTGGTAGGCGTCGCCGGCAACAACACACAGATGTTCGCCTGCGTTTACTGCTCGGAGTCCGGCAAATGGAGTGATCTCATCTCAGTAGCTGCTCCCTTCTTGGTGTTTTTCTTTCGTGATCCTGGCATACTTGTTGGCCATGCCCTGTATTGGATGGCTTCTGGTGATCATGGGAGTACCATTCTTCAGTTTGATTTGGATGATCAAACCCCCGCCGTGATTGAGTGGCCCTCCGATTCCGATCCAAATTGCTACACTCAGACCTGGCTGACAGAAGGTGATTGTCTTCGCGTCGCCACTTTCTCTCGCGGAAGCCTTCAAATGTGGGAGAGGAAAGTCTGTTCTGAAGGTGTTGCCAAGTGGGTGCTGCAGAAGAC GCCAAGAAAGTTTGGGAAAGTTGTGTCATCGCCCCAATTCATCCCTACGCAAGTACTTATGTTGCAG GTATCTAGACTTTGA
- the LOC4338407 gene encoding F-box protein At5g03970 isoform X1 encodes MNRLRRRRGTSVAPPVTLPDDDDLLSEILLRLPPRPSSLPRASLVCKRWRRLVTDPAFHRRFRARHRNPPLIGVFEDYLGYPFFRSVLDPPDLIPRERFRLRLAEDEGGQWRFYGCRHGRVLLFNRAKNEILVWVPDTGDHRRVAVPPEIDGKEKIIWNGAVLSAANADDGFSSCPFKVVLVGVAGNNTQMFACVYCSESGKWSDLISVAAPFLVFFFRDPGILVGHALYWMASGDHGSTILQFDLDDQTPAVIEWPSDSDPNCYTQTWLTEGDCLRVATFSRGSLQMWERKVCSEGVAKWVLQKTYELKNVLNPEIRLNVEYVTKLGYAQDIKVMFVWAAHSVFMLQLDSLQAKKVWESCVIAPIHPYASTYVAGI; translated from the exons ATgaaccgcctccgccgtcgccgcggcacCTCAgtggcgccgccggtgaccctgccggacgacgacgacctcctctcggagatcctcctccgcctcccgccgcgtCCCTCCTCGCTcccccgcgcctccctcgtcTGCAAGCGCTGGCGCCGCCTCGTCACCGACCCCGCCTTCCACCGCCGCTTCCGCGCCCGCCACCGGAATCCACCCCTCATCGGCGTCTTCGAGGACTACCTCGGATACCCCTTCTTCCGGTCCGTTCTGGATCCGCCGGATCTCATCCCACGGGAGCGCTTCAGGTTGCGGCTCGCCGAGGACGAGGGCGGCCAGTGGCGCTTCTACggctgccgccatggccgcgtcCTCCTCTTCAACCGGGCCAAGAATGAGATCCTTGTGTGGGTCCCCGACACCGGCGACCACCGCCGGGTGGCCGTTCCGCCGGAGATTGACGGCAAGGAGAAGATCATTTGGAATGGGGCAGTGCTGTCTGCTGCCAATGCCGACGACGGGTTCAGCTCTTGCCCCTTCAAGGTGGTGTTGGTAGGCGTCGCCGGCAACAACACACAGATGTTCGCCTGCGTTTACTGCTCGGAGTCCGGCAAATGGAGTGATCTCATCTCAGTAGCTGCTCCCTTCTTGGTGTTTTTCTTTCGTGATCCTGGCATACTTGTTGGCCATGCCCTGTATTGGATGGCTTCTGGTGATCATGGGAGTACCATTCTTCAGTTTGATTTGGATGATCAAACCCCCGCCGTGATTGAGTGGCCCTCCGATTCCGATCCAAATTGCTACACTCAGACCTGGCTGACAGAAGGTGATTGTCTTCGCGTCGCCACTTTCTCTCGCGGAAGCCTTCAAATGTGGGAGAGGAAAGTCTGTTCTGAAGGTGTTGCCAAGTGGGTGCTGCAGAAGACGTATGAGCTGAAGAATGTTCTTAACCCGGAGATTAGGTTGAATGTAGAGTATGTAACAAAGCTGGGGTATGCTCAGGATATAAAGGTGATGTTTGTATGGGCTGCTCACAGTGTCTTCATGCTCCAACTTGATTCGTTGCAGGCCAAGAAAGTTTGGGAAAGTTGTGTCATCGCCCCAATTCATCCCTACGCAAGTACTTATGTTGCAG GTATCTAG